One window from the genome of Pyxicephalus adspersus chromosome 6, UCB_Pads_2.0, whole genome shotgun sequence encodes:
- the ALDH2 gene encoding aldehyde dehydrogenase, mitochondrial: MLRAALGNLCSRVSCVPLGSQVSRFSTAAIPAPNPKPDVQYNQLFINNEWQDASSKKTFPTINPSTGEVICHVAEGDKADVDKAVKAAKNAFKLGSPWRRMDASHRGLLLNRLADLIERDRAILASLETLDNGKPYAISYAVDLDLVLKCLRYYAGWADKCHGKTIPIDGDYFTYTRHEPVGVCGQIIPWNFPLLMLAWKFGPALATGNVIVMKVAEQTPLTALHVASLVQEAGFPPGVVNIITGMGPTAGAAISSHMDIDKVAFTGSTEVGRLIQQAAGKSNLKKVTLELGGKSPNIIFSDADLDWAVEQAHFALFFNQGQCCCAGSRTFVQEDIYNAFVERSVHRAKNRIVGNPFDFKTEQGPQVDEEQFKKILGYIKSGKQEGAKLLCGGNPASDRGYFIQPTVFGDVTDNMTIAREEIFGPVMQILKFKTIEDVIERANGSEYGLAAAVFTKDIDKANYVSQALRAGTVWVNCYDVFGAQAPFGGYKASGVGRELGEYGLEAYTEVKNVTIKIPQKNS, from the exons ATGCTGCGAGCCGCCCTAGGAAACCTCTGCTCCAGGGTCTCCTGTGTGCCTCTGGGGTCACAGGTCAGCAGGTTCTCCACTGCTGCCATCCCTGCACCCAACCCTAAGCCAGACGTGCAGTATAACCAG CTTTtcattaacaatgaatggcaaGATGCAAGCAGTAAGAAGACCTTCCCCACCATCAATCCATCCACCGGAGAGGTCATCTGCCATGTTGCAGAGGGTGATAAA gcaGATGTTGACAAGGCAGTGAAGGCAGCAAAAAATGCGTTCAAGTTGGGATCACCATGGAGAAGAATGGATGCCTCTCATAGAGGACTGCTGCTAAATAGACTTGCTGACCTTATTGAGCGTGACAGGGCTATTCTGGCT agTTTGGAAACCCTTGATAATGGAAAGCCTTATGCCATCTCTTATGCAGTGGACTTGGATCTCGTACTGAAATGTCTGAG ATACTATGCTGGATGGGCTGATAAATGTCATGGCAAAACCATTCCTATCGATGGAGATTATTTCACCTATACCAGACACGAGCCTGTTGGGGTCTGTGGACAGATCATCCCG TGGAACTTTCCTTTGCTGATGCTTGCATGGAAGTTTGGTCCTGCcctggcaactggaaatgtgatCGTCATGAAGGTGGCTGAACAGACTCCTCTCACTGCTCTTCATGTTGCCAGTTTAGTGCAAGAG GCTGGTTTTCCACCTGGGGTTGTTAACATCATTACAGGAATGGGACCCACAGCAGGTGCTGCCATCTCTTCTCACATGGATATTGATAAAGTTGCCTTCACTGGCTCTACAGAG GTGGGTCGTCTGATTCAGCAAGCAGCTGGAAAGAGTAACTTGAAGAAAGTCACCCTTGAACTTGGTGGAAAGAGCCCCAACATCATCTTTTCTGATGCTGACT TGGATTGGGCCGTGGAGCAGGCTCACTTTGCCCTATTCTTCAATCAAGGACAGTGTTGCTGTGCAGGCTCTCGTACCTTTGTCCAGGAAGATATTTACAATGCATTTGTTGAAAGAAGTGTTCACAGGGCCAAAAACAGGATTGTTGGGAACCCCTTTGACTTCAAAACTGAACAAGGACCTCAG gtggatGAGGAGCAATTTAAGAAGATTTTGGGTTACATAAAATCTGGAAAACAAGAAGGTGCCAAGTTGTTGTGTGGTGGGAATCCTGCTTCTGATCGTGGATACTTCATACAACCCACAGTGTTTGGAGATGTGACAGACAACATGACCATTGCCAGAGAAGAG atttttggaCCAGTGATGCAGATTCTAAAATTCAAGACAATTGAAGATGTTATTGAGCGGGCCAACGGTTCAGAGTATGGTCTGGCTGCAGCAGTGTTCACGAAGGACATTGACAAAGCAAACTATGTATCTCAGGCTTTGCGGGCTGGAACAGTGTG GGTCAACTGCTATGATGTCTTCGGAGCCCAAGCACCCTTTGGTGGGTACAAAGCTTCTGGAGTCGGTAGAGAGCTGGGAGAATATGGATTGGAAGCTTACacagaagtaaaaaat GTAACCATTAAGATCCCACAGAAGAATTCCTAA